Proteins encoded in a region of the Xylocopa sonorina isolate GNS202 chromosome 1, iyXylSono1_principal, whole genome shotgun sequence genome:
- the Didum gene encoding dilute class unconventional myosin isoform X1, producing the protein MRGLRFRGARASLVFLRCDIETGSNGGKVWVPHPEKVWEGAVLLEDYKLNQPTLKVHTDDSNQTKVLHIKSDTDLPPLRNPDILIGENNLTSLSFLHEPAVLYNLQIRFQRHYIYTYCGIVLVAFNPYNELPIYGNDTIWAYRGQAMGDLEPHIFAVAEEAYTKLEREGHDQSIIVSGESGAGKTVSAKYTMRYFATVGGSTTETQVEKKVLASLPIMEAIGNAKTTRNDNSSRFGKFIEIQFNKHYHITGASMRTYLLEKSRVVFQAYEERNYHIFYQMCAAASRLPHLHLDHQNKFHYLNQGNNPKIDGVDDLVCFDETITALTMLGFSSKQQDDMLRILAAIIHLGNVNIENSDSQNSVNENDTEASFIHPSDKHLLTICELLGTDVNAMRKWLCHRKIVSMREVFLKPMNVEQAIGARDALAKHIYAELFNWIVTGINNSLQSQNKPQCFIGVLDIYGFETFEINSFEQFCINYANEKLQQQFNQHVFKLEQEEYFKEEIEWTFIDFYDNQPCIDLIETKLGILDLLDEECRMPKGSDGSWAEKLYAKCGKSKHFEKPRFGTSAFLIHHFADLVQYETIGFLEKNRDTVIEEQVDVLRNGDNKLLKKLFSEEDPKLVVPSNVRVKVSAQKPVLSTPKQNKKTVGSQFRDSLNMLMSTLNATTPHYVRCIKPNDTKEAFEYNPVRAVQQLRACGVLETIRISAAGFPSQRTYIEFFHRYRSLCRFKDIRRDDFKETCRRILGRYIKDEDKFKFGKTKVLFRAGQVAYLEKLRAERQRDACIVIQKTVRGLICRSMYKKVRHAVLGLQRYGRGYIARQKAQAVREERAAIKIQARVKGWLKRRRYLQTKRTILGIQTFGRGKLARQRYELMKDNAAAIVVQRFARGYLVRMACKKKLNDIITVQSCVRRYLAKKVFKRLKAEARSVEHVKSLNKGLEKKIITLQQKITELTKENQSLKNVQNEMVELKHKLDGFKSVDAEYKKLSAVLIEKEKELEKVQDIIKLERDEKMDILQDKERCNQEKEAENQKLQSEIEKLQKELSVAKEKLKNNQRGAEENLKYRLEQEKDLLLLDQDQDRGAYQKLLKEYHELEQHAEMLEQKLAMHAPAHSRSLSNASSNSGQIPGPTELPHDDQNIDLGYGSVRSTASSSTPYSRVETIDWNQHRSDSPPDGEVQPHADGPTHAPVDIGLVLKLQQRLKDVEKEKGRLIRIVEDLERDTPEETSRTQDTFRLQELEMENAQLKRDLGTLRKSVAATGKAGAHQNLMGQFDALQEELERRREECIQLHSVLADNTQRMKSLGSNYGRDVDIINEDGELVLAFETQKKINSSLKRKRRASREQLEDELQMKEKGWRAQRDEWMAEIDRLQEEIEKQQRLLSINLSKSPQTQTEAYMQHEIARLTTENLDLQEKYDKIAEECRKFKRQCKILTKRLRDAGYEGDDVKERRDRPYNSKGTVPDTTESTADSAIMSSTSHTRDNGASNLPAIRKKERDYEGIFEFRKEDINVIIRHLVIDLKPRVAVTLLPGLPAYILFMCIRHTDCINDDEKVRLLLTTYLNVVKRVVKKREDFDSSVLWLSNTLRLLHCMKQYSGDKPFQIKNTPRQNEQCLRNFDLSEYRVVLSNLALWVFGNIVTNVKERIQALTVPALLEHEAISGVNSNKLGRPRSSSMGEEPESTQQKLDKLLTELTSVYKTLQYHGVDPEIVVQLFKQLFYFMCASALNNLLLRNELCRWTKGMQIRYNLSHLEQWGKDRKLETVSEALEPIVQAAQLLQARKTDEDVNSVCEMCNKLTANQIVKILNLYTPADDFEKRVPVSFIKKVQAKLSERGENNEQLLMDLMYSYPVRFPFNPSDIRLEDIEVPEVLHLPMLKKV; encoded by the exons ATGAGAGGGTTGCGTTTCAGAGGCGCCAGAGCTTCCCTTGTATTTCTGCGATGCGACATTGAAACAGGCTCGAAC GGTGGTAAGGTATGGGTGCCACATCCGGAGAAAGTTTGGGAAGGCGCGGTTCTTTTGGAGGATTACAAATTGAACCAGCCGACGTTGAAGGTCCACACGGACGACTCGAATCAGACGAAGGTGTTGCATATAAAATCGGACACCGATCTACCACCGTTGAGGAACCCCGACATACTCATAGGGGAGAATAATCTGACGTCGTTGTCGTTCCTGCACGAACCGGCCGTACTCTACAATCTTCAAATCCGTTTCCAGCGACACTACATTTACACGTACTGCGGCATCGTTCTGGTCGCTTTTAATCCGTACAATGAACTCCCGATTTACGGGAACGACACGATTTGGGCGTACAGAGGGCAAGCGATGGGCGATCTGGAGCCCCATATATTCGCTGTCGCCGAGGAGGCGTACACGAAGTTGGAAAG GGAAGGCCACGATCAGTCCATCATCGTTTCCGGCGAGTCTGGAGCCGGGAAAACAGTGTCCGCGAAATACACGATGCGATATTTCGCCACTGTCGGCGGTTCCACGACCGAAACGCAGGTAGAGAAGAAGGTGCTCGCGTCCCTGCCGATCATGGAGGCGATTGGTAACGCGAAGACAACTAGAAACGATAATTCATCGAGGTTCGGGAAGTTTATCGAAATACAATTCAATAAACACTACCACATCACTGGGGCTAGTATGAGAACTTATCTGCTGGAAAAGTCGAGGGTCGTGTTCCAG GCGTACGAGGAAAGGAATTATCACATATTTTACCAAATGTGCGCAGCGGCGTCGCGTCTACCGCACTTGCACTTAGACCACCAGAACAAGTTCCACTATTTAAATCAAGGGAACAATCCCAAGATAGACGGTGTGGACGACCTGGTGTGTTTCGACGAGACGATAACCGCGCTCACCATGCTCGGGTTCTCGTCGAAACAGCAGGACGATATGCTTCGCATTCTAGCGGCCATTATTCATTTAGGGAATGTAAATATAGAGAATTCCGATAGCCAGAATTCGGTCAACGAAAACGACACCGAGGCCAGCTTCATTCAC CCATCGGACAAGCATCTTTTAACGATCTGCGAGTTGTTGGGCACCGATGTGAACGCGATGCGAAAATGGCTGTGTCACAGGAAGATCGTCTCGATGAGGGAAGTGTTCCTGAAGCCTATGAATGTCGAGCAGGCGATCGGCGCCAGAGACGCGCTCGCGAAGCACATTTACGCGGAATTGTTCAATTGGATCGTAACCGGTATCAACAATTCGTTGCAATCGCAGAACAAACCGCAGTGTTTCATCGGTGTCCTCGACATTTACGGCTTCGAGACGTTCGAGATCAACTCGTTCGAACAGTTCTGCATAAATTACGCGAACGAGAAGCTCCAGCAACAGTTCAACCAGCACGTATTCAAACTCGAACAGGAGGAGTACTTTAAAGAGGAAATCGAATGGACTTTCATAGACTTCTATGACAATCAACCGTGTATCGATCTTATAGAGACGAAACTGGGTATCCTCGATCTGCTGGACGAGGAGTGCAGG ATGCCAAAGGGCTCGGACGGCTCGTGGGCAGAGAAACTTTACGCGAAATGCGGCAAGTCGAAGCACTTCGAGAAGCCACGATTCGGAACTTCGGCCTTCTTGATCCACCATTTCGCGGACCTGGTGCAATACGAAACCATCGGATTCTTAGAGAAGAATAGGGACACCGTTATCGAGGAGCAAGTCGATGTACTGCGAAACGGAGAT AACAAACTATTGAAGAAGTTGTTCAGCGAGGAAGATCCGAAGCTCGTAGTACCGTCGAACGTGAGGGTGAAGGTATCCGCCCAGAAGCCAGTGCTGAGTACACCCAAGCAGAATAAGAAAACG GTAGGATCGCAGTTCCGTGACTCGCTGAACATGCTAATGTCGACATTAAACGCGACCACCCCGCATTACGTGCGGTGTATCAAGCCGAACGATACGAAGGAGGCTTTCGAGTACAATCCGGTACGCGCTGTCCAGCAATTACGAGCATGCGGTGTTTTGGAGACGATCAGGATATCCGCAGCCGGGTTTCCCAGTCAGAGAACGTACATCGAGTTCTTTCACAGATACAGGAGCCTCTGCAGGTTCAAGGATATACGACGAGACGACTTTAAAGAGACCTGTCGACGCATATTGGGGAG GTACATCAAGGATGAGGACAAATTTAAATTCGGCAAGACGAAGGTGCTCTTCCGGGCAGGCCAAGTGGCCTACTTGGAGAAGCTGCGAGCGGAGAGACAACGCGACGCTTGTATCGTGATCCAGAAAACGGTACGCGGTCTGATCTGTCGCAGCATGTACAAAAAGGTGCGACACGCTGTGCTGGGCCTTCAAAGGTACGGAAGGGGTTACATCGCGAGGCAGAAAGCTCAGGCGGTGAGGGAGGAAAGAGCCGCGATAAAAATCCAGGCTCGCGTCAAAGGCTGGCTGAAGAGGCGTCGGTACCTTCAGACAAAGCGCACAATCCTTGGTATCCAGACGTTTGGCAGAGGGAAACTGGCAAGACAGAGATACGAATTGATGAAGGACAACGCCGCGGCGATCGTTGTTCAGAGATTCGCGAGGGGATACCTTGTGCGGATGGCGTGCAAGAAGAAGTTGAACGATATAATTACTGTACAGTCCTGCGTTCGAAGGTACTTGGCGAAGAAGGTGTTCAAACGTCTGAAGGCTGAAGCGAGAAGCGTGGAGCACGTGAAATCGTTGAACAAGGGTTTGGAAAAGAAGATCATTACGCTGCAGCAAAAGATCACCGAGCTT ACGAAAGAAAATCAATCGTTAAAGAACGTTCAAAACGAAATGGTGGAATTGAAACACAAACTGGACGGATTCAAGTCGGTGGACGCGGAATATAAAAAACTGAGCGCGGTGCTcatagagaaagagaaagaattgGAAAAAGTACAGGACATAATCAAACTGGAAAGAGATGAGAAGATGGACATTTTACAG GACAAAGAAAGGTGTAACCAAGAGAAGGAGGCGGAGAATCAGAAGCTCCAGAGCGAGATCGAGAAGTTACAGAAAGAACTATCGGTGGCCAAGGAGAAACTGAAGAACAACCAACGCGGTGCCGAGGAGAATTTGAAGTACCGATTGGAACAAGAGAAAGATCTCCTCCTGTTGGACCAGGATCAGGACCGGGGTGCATATCAGAAACTATTGAAAGAATACCACGAATTGGAACAGCATGCTGAGATGCTGGAGCAAAAACTCGCAATGCACGCTCCCGCGCATTCGCGTTCTCTCAGCAATGCTTCCAGCAATAGCGGACAGATCCCTGGACCCACGGAACTTCCGCACGACGATCAGAATATC GATTTGGGTTACGGATCGGTGAGATCGACAGCTTCTTCTTCGACGCCTTACTCGCGAGTGGAGACGATCGACTGGAATCAGCATAGATCCGACAGCCCACCGGATGGAGAGGTTCAGCCGCATGCCGATGGACCGACGCACGCACCGGTTGACATCGGCCTAGTATTGAAACTTCAACAGAGATTGAAGGACGttgagaaagagaaagggagatTGATCAGGATTGTAGAAGATCTGGAGCGCGATACTCCTGAGGAAACTTCGAGGACGCAAGACACGTTTAGG CTCCAAGAACTGGAAATGGAGAATGCTCAGTTGAAGAGAGATTTAGGCACGCTAAGAAAAAGCGTGGCTGCGACAGGCAAGGCGGGTGCACACCAAAATCTCATGG GACAATTCGACGCACTCCAAGAGGAGCTTGAGAGAAGACGAGAAGAATGTATTCAACTGCACAGCGTGCTGGCAGATAATACACAGAGAATGAAGAGTCTAGGCTCGAATTATGGCCGAGACGTGGACATCATTAATGAAGACGGGGAGCTGGTACTCGCCTTTGAGACACAGAAAAAGATCAACAG TAGTCTTAAGAGAAAGCGAAGGGCGTCAAGAGA GCAATTGGAGGACGAGCTACAAATGAAGGAGAAAGGGTGGAGGGCGCAGAGGGACGAGTGGATGGCGGAAATCGATAGGCTTCAGGAAGAAATTGAGAAACAACAGAGATTGCTGTCCATAAATTTGAGCAAATCCCCGCAGACTCAGACCGAGGCTTATATGCAACACGAAATCGCCAGGCTAACTACCGAGAATCTG GACCTGCAAGAGAAATACGACAAAATAGCTGAAGAGTGCAGGAAATTCAAGAGACAATGTAAAATACTTACGAAACGTCTGAGAGATGCAGGCT ATGAGGGAGACGATGTTAAGGAACGTAGGGATCGTCCTTACAATTCAAAGGGCACCG TACCAGATACTACAGAATCTACAGCCGATTCCGCGATAATGTCTTCCACCAGTCACACGCGAGATAATGGTGCAAGTAATTTGCCAGCAATTCGTAAGAAAGAAAGGGACTACGAAGGTATATTCGAGTTCAGGAAAGAAGACATCAACGTGATAATACGTCACCTCGTTATTG ATTTGAAACCGAGGGTCGCGGTAACGTTACTTCCCGGTCTACCGGCCTATATTCTTTTCATGTGTATACGACATACGGACTGTATAAATGACGATGAGAAAGTGAGATTGTTACTAACGACCTACCTCAATGTTGTGAAACGTGTAGTAAAGAAACGCGAGGACTTCGATTCTAGTGTGCTCTGGCTTAGTAACACCTTAAGACTGTTGCATTGCATGAAACAGTATTCCGGAGACAAACCGTTTCAAATAAAGAACACTCCAAGGCAGAACGAGCAGTGTCTCAGAAACTTTGATCTAAGCGAGTATCGGGTCGTGTTGAGCAACCTGGCGCTATGGGTTTTCGGCAACATCGTGACGAACGTTAAGGAGAGAATTCAGGCCCTGACCGTCCCAGCTCTCCTCGAACACGAGGCCATATCGGGCGTGAATTCGAACAAACTTGGCCGACCACGATCCTCCTCCATGGGAGAAGAACCAGAATCGACTCAACAGAAGCTCGACAAACTTCTGACCGAGCTCACATCGGTCTACAAAACTCTTCAGTACCACGGTGTGGATCCCGAGATCGTAGTGCAACTTTTCAAACAATTGTTCTACTTCATGTGCGCCAGTGCCCTGAATAATTTGCTCCTGAGAAATGAACTTTGCCGGTGGACAAAGGGCATGCAAATAAG GTATAATTTGAGTCATTTGGAGCAATGGGGAAAGGACCGAAAATTGGAGACGGTATCCGAGGCTCTGGAGCCTATCGTACAAGCGGCGCAGCTTTTACAGGCTCGTAAGACCGACGAGGATGTGAATTCTGTTTGCGAAATGTGCAACAAATTAACCGCGAATCAAATAGTGAAAATTCTAAATTTATACACACCCGCTGACGATTTTGAGAAACGCGTGCCCGTCTCATTTATCAAGAAGGTGCAGGCTAAATTGAGTGAACGTGGCGAGAACAACGAACAA CTGCTGATGGATCTGATGTATTCGTACCCGGTAAGGTTCCCATTCAATCCATCGGACATTCGGTTGGAAGATATCGAAGTACCGGAAGTACTTCACTTGCCCATGCTCAAAAAGGTGTAA
- the Didum gene encoding dilute class unconventional myosin isoform X2 produces the protein MRGLRFRGARASLVFLRCDIETGSNGGKVWVPHPEKVWEGAVLLEDYKLNQPTLKVHTDDSNQTKVLHIKSDTDLPPLRNPDILIGENNLTSLSFLHEPAVLYNLQIRFQRHYIYTYCGIVLVAFNPYNELPIYGNDTIWAYRGQAMGDLEPHIFAVAEEAYTKLEREGHDQSIIVSGESGAGKTVSAKYTMRYFATVGGSTTETQVEKKVLASLPIMEAIGNAKTTRNDNSSRFGKFIEIQFNKHYHITGASMRTYLLEKSRVVFQAYEERNYHIFYQMCAAASRLPHLHLDHQNKFHYLNQGNNPKIDGVDDLVCFDETITALTMLGFSSKQQDDMLRILAAIIHLGNVNIENSDSQNSVNENDTEASFIHPSDKHLLTICELLGTDVNAMRKWLCHRKIVSMREVFLKPMNVEQAIGARDALAKHIYAELFNWIVTGINNSLQSQNKPQCFIGVLDIYGFETFEINSFEQFCINYANEKLQQQFNQHVFKLEQEEYFKEEIEWTFIDFYDNQPCIDLIETKLGILDLLDEECRMPKGSDGSWAEKLYAKCGKSKHFEKPRFGTSAFLIHHFADLVQYETIGFLEKNRDTVIEEQVDVLRNGDNKLLKKLFSEEDPKLVVPSNVRVKVSAQKPVLSTPKQNKKTVGSQFRDSLNMLMSTLNATTPHYVRCIKPNDTKEAFEYNPVRAVQQLRACGVLETIRISAAGFPSQRTYIEFFHRYRSLCRFKDIRRDDFKETCRRILGRYIKDEDKFKFGKTKVLFRAGQVAYLEKLRAERQRDACIVIQKTVRGLICRSMYKKVRHAVLGLQRYGRGYIARQKAQAVREERAAIKIQARVKGWLKRRRYLQTKRTILGIQTFGRGKLARQRYELMKDNAAAIVVQRFARGYLVRMACKKKLNDIITVQSCVRRYLAKKVFKRLKAEARSVEHVKSLNKGLEKKIITLQQKITELTKENQSLKNVQNEMVELKHKLDGFKSVDAEYKKLSAVLIEKEKELEKVQDIIKLERDEKMDILQDKERCNQEKEAENQKLQSEIEKLQKELSVAKEKLKNNQRGAEENLKYRLEQEKDLLLLDQDQDRGAYQKLLKEYHELEQHAEMLEQKLAMHAPAHSRSLSNASSNSGQIPGPTELPHDDQNIDLGYGSVRSTASSSTPYSRVETIDWNQHRSDSPPDGEVQPHADGPTHAPVDIGLVLKLQQRLKDVEKEKGRLIRIVEDLERDTPEETSRTQDTFRLQELEMENAQLKRDLGTLRKSVAATGKAGAHQNLMGQFDALQEELERRREECIQLHSVLADNTQRMKSLGSNYGRDVDIINEDGELVLAFETQKKINRQLEDELQMKEKGWRAQRDEWMAEIDRLQEEIEKQQRLLSINLSKSPQTQTEAYMQHEIARLTTENLDLQEKYDKIAEECRKFKRQCKILTKRLRDAGYEGDDVKERRDRPYNSKGTVPDTTESTADSAIMSSTSHTRDNGASNLPAIRKKERDYEGIFEFRKEDINVIIRHLVIDLKPRVAVTLLPGLPAYILFMCIRHTDCINDDEKVRLLLTTYLNVVKRVVKKREDFDSSVLWLSNTLRLLHCMKQYSGDKPFQIKNTPRQNEQCLRNFDLSEYRVVLSNLALWVFGNIVTNVKERIQALTVPALLEHEAISGVNSNKLGRPRSSSMGEEPESTQQKLDKLLTELTSVYKTLQYHGVDPEIVVQLFKQLFYFMCASALNNLLLRNELCRWTKGMQIRYNLSHLEQWGKDRKLETVSEALEPIVQAAQLLQARKTDEDVNSVCEMCNKLTANQIVKILNLYTPADDFEKRVPVSFIKKVQAKLSERGENNEQLLMDLMYSYPVRFPFNPSDIRLEDIEVPEVLHLPMLKKV, from the exons ATGAGAGGGTTGCGTTTCAGAGGCGCCAGAGCTTCCCTTGTATTTCTGCGATGCGACATTGAAACAGGCTCGAAC GGTGGTAAGGTATGGGTGCCACATCCGGAGAAAGTTTGGGAAGGCGCGGTTCTTTTGGAGGATTACAAATTGAACCAGCCGACGTTGAAGGTCCACACGGACGACTCGAATCAGACGAAGGTGTTGCATATAAAATCGGACACCGATCTACCACCGTTGAGGAACCCCGACATACTCATAGGGGAGAATAATCTGACGTCGTTGTCGTTCCTGCACGAACCGGCCGTACTCTACAATCTTCAAATCCGTTTCCAGCGACACTACATTTACACGTACTGCGGCATCGTTCTGGTCGCTTTTAATCCGTACAATGAACTCCCGATTTACGGGAACGACACGATTTGGGCGTACAGAGGGCAAGCGATGGGCGATCTGGAGCCCCATATATTCGCTGTCGCCGAGGAGGCGTACACGAAGTTGGAAAG GGAAGGCCACGATCAGTCCATCATCGTTTCCGGCGAGTCTGGAGCCGGGAAAACAGTGTCCGCGAAATACACGATGCGATATTTCGCCACTGTCGGCGGTTCCACGACCGAAACGCAGGTAGAGAAGAAGGTGCTCGCGTCCCTGCCGATCATGGAGGCGATTGGTAACGCGAAGACAACTAGAAACGATAATTCATCGAGGTTCGGGAAGTTTATCGAAATACAATTCAATAAACACTACCACATCACTGGGGCTAGTATGAGAACTTATCTGCTGGAAAAGTCGAGGGTCGTGTTCCAG GCGTACGAGGAAAGGAATTATCACATATTTTACCAAATGTGCGCAGCGGCGTCGCGTCTACCGCACTTGCACTTAGACCACCAGAACAAGTTCCACTATTTAAATCAAGGGAACAATCCCAAGATAGACGGTGTGGACGACCTGGTGTGTTTCGACGAGACGATAACCGCGCTCACCATGCTCGGGTTCTCGTCGAAACAGCAGGACGATATGCTTCGCATTCTAGCGGCCATTATTCATTTAGGGAATGTAAATATAGAGAATTCCGATAGCCAGAATTCGGTCAACGAAAACGACACCGAGGCCAGCTTCATTCAC CCATCGGACAAGCATCTTTTAACGATCTGCGAGTTGTTGGGCACCGATGTGAACGCGATGCGAAAATGGCTGTGTCACAGGAAGATCGTCTCGATGAGGGAAGTGTTCCTGAAGCCTATGAATGTCGAGCAGGCGATCGGCGCCAGAGACGCGCTCGCGAAGCACATTTACGCGGAATTGTTCAATTGGATCGTAACCGGTATCAACAATTCGTTGCAATCGCAGAACAAACCGCAGTGTTTCATCGGTGTCCTCGACATTTACGGCTTCGAGACGTTCGAGATCAACTCGTTCGAACAGTTCTGCATAAATTACGCGAACGAGAAGCTCCAGCAACAGTTCAACCAGCACGTATTCAAACTCGAACAGGAGGAGTACTTTAAAGAGGAAATCGAATGGACTTTCATAGACTTCTATGACAATCAACCGTGTATCGATCTTATAGAGACGAAACTGGGTATCCTCGATCTGCTGGACGAGGAGTGCAGG ATGCCAAAGGGCTCGGACGGCTCGTGGGCAGAGAAACTTTACGCGAAATGCGGCAAGTCGAAGCACTTCGAGAAGCCACGATTCGGAACTTCGGCCTTCTTGATCCACCATTTCGCGGACCTGGTGCAATACGAAACCATCGGATTCTTAGAGAAGAATAGGGACACCGTTATCGAGGAGCAAGTCGATGTACTGCGAAACGGAGAT AACAAACTATTGAAGAAGTTGTTCAGCGAGGAAGATCCGAAGCTCGTAGTACCGTCGAACGTGAGGGTGAAGGTATCCGCCCAGAAGCCAGTGCTGAGTACACCCAAGCAGAATAAGAAAACG GTAGGATCGCAGTTCCGTGACTCGCTGAACATGCTAATGTCGACATTAAACGCGACCACCCCGCATTACGTGCGGTGTATCAAGCCGAACGATACGAAGGAGGCTTTCGAGTACAATCCGGTACGCGCTGTCCAGCAATTACGAGCATGCGGTGTTTTGGAGACGATCAGGATATCCGCAGCCGGGTTTCCCAGTCAGAGAACGTACATCGAGTTCTTTCACAGATACAGGAGCCTCTGCAGGTTCAAGGATATACGACGAGACGACTTTAAAGAGACCTGTCGACGCATATTGGGGAG GTACATCAAGGATGAGGACAAATTTAAATTCGGCAAGACGAAGGTGCTCTTCCGGGCAGGCCAAGTGGCCTACTTGGAGAAGCTGCGAGCGGAGAGACAACGCGACGCTTGTATCGTGATCCAGAAAACGGTACGCGGTCTGATCTGTCGCAGCATGTACAAAAAGGTGCGACACGCTGTGCTGGGCCTTCAAAGGTACGGAAGGGGTTACATCGCGAGGCAGAAAGCTCAGGCGGTGAGGGAGGAAAGAGCCGCGATAAAAATCCAGGCTCGCGTCAAAGGCTGGCTGAAGAGGCGTCGGTACCTTCAGACAAAGCGCACAATCCTTGGTATCCAGACGTTTGGCAGAGGGAAACTGGCAAGACAGAGATACGAATTGATGAAGGACAACGCCGCGGCGATCGTTGTTCAGAGATTCGCGAGGGGATACCTTGTGCGGATGGCGTGCAAGAAGAAGTTGAACGATATAATTACTGTACAGTCCTGCGTTCGAAGGTACTTGGCGAAGAAGGTGTTCAAACGTCTGAAGGCTGAAGCGAGAAGCGTGGAGCACGTGAAATCGTTGAACAAGGGTTTGGAAAAGAAGATCATTACGCTGCAGCAAAAGATCACCGAGCTT ACGAAAGAAAATCAATCGTTAAAGAACGTTCAAAACGAAATGGTGGAATTGAAACACAAACTGGACGGATTCAAGTCGGTGGACGCGGAATATAAAAAACTGAGCGCGGTGCTcatagagaaagagaaagaattgGAAAAAGTACAGGACATAATCAAACTGGAAAGAGATGAGAAGATGGACATTTTACAG GACAAAGAAAGGTGTAACCAAGAGAAGGAGGCGGAGAATCAGAAGCTCCAGAGCGAGATCGAGAAGTTACAGAAAGAACTATCGGTGGCCAAGGAGAAACTGAAGAACAACCAACGCGGTGCCGAGGAGAATTTGAAGTACCGATTGGAACAAGAGAAAGATCTCCTCCTGTTGGACCAGGATCAGGACCGGGGTGCATATCAGAAACTATTGAAAGAATACCACGAATTGGAACAGCATGCTGAGATGCTGGAGCAAAAACTCGCAATGCACGCTCCCGCGCATTCGCGTTCTCTCAGCAATGCTTCCAGCAATAGCGGACAGATCCCTGGACCCACGGAACTTCCGCACGACGATCAGAATATC GATTTGGGTTACGGATCGGTGAGATCGACAGCTTCTTCTTCGACGCCTTACTCGCGAGTGGAGACGATCGACTGGAATCAGCATAGATCCGACAGCCCACCGGATGGAGAGGTTCAGCCGCATGCCGATGGACCGACGCACGCACCGGTTGACATCGGCCTAGTATTGAAACTTCAACAGAGATTGAAGGACGttgagaaagagaaagggagatTGATCAGGATTGTAGAAGATCTGGAGCGCGATACTCCTGAGGAAACTTCGAGGACGCAAGACACGTTTAGG CTCCAAGAACTGGAAATGGAGAATGCTCAGTTGAAGAGAGATTTAGGCACGCTAAGAAAAAGCGTGGCTGCGACAGGCAAGGCGGGTGCACACCAAAATCTCATGG GACAATTCGACGCACTCCAAGAGGAGCTTGAGAGAAGACGAGAAGAATGTATTCAACTGCACAGCGTGCTGGCAGATAATACACAGAGAATGAAGAGTCTAGGCTCGAATTATGGCCGAGACGTGGACATCATTAATGAAGACGGGGAGCTGGTACTCGCCTTTGAGACACAGAAAAAGATCAACAG GCAATTGGAGGACGAGCTACAAATGAAGGAGAAAGGGTGGAGGGCGCAGAGGGACGAGTGGATGGCGGAAATCGATAGGCTTCAGGAAGAAATTGAGAAACAACAGAGATTGCTGTCCATAAATTTGAGCAAATCCCCGCAGACTCAGACCGAGGCTTATATGCAACACGAAATCGCCAGGCTAACTACCGAGAATCTG GACCTGCAAGAGAAATACGACAAAATAGCTGAAGAGTGCAGGAAATTCAAGAGACAATGTAAAATACTTACGAAACGTCTGAGAGATGCAGGCT ATGAGGGAGACGATGTTAAGGAACGTAGGGATCGTCCTTACAATTCAAAGGGCACCG TACCAGATACTACAGAATCTACAGCCGATTCCGCGATAATGTCTTCCACCAGTCACACGCGAGATAATGGTGCAAGTAATTTGCCAGCAATTCGTAAGAAAGAAAGGGACTACGAAGGTATATTCGAGTTCAGGAAAGAAGACATCAACGTGATAATACGTCACCTCGTTATTG ATTTGAAACCGAGGGTCGCGGTAACGTTACTTCCCGGTCTACCGGCCTATATTCTTTTCATGTGTATACGACATACGGACTGTATAAATGACGATGAGAAAGTGAGATTGTTACTAACGACCTACCTCAATGTTGTGAAACGTGTAGTAAAGAAACGCGAGGACTTCGATTCTAGTGTGCTCTGGCTTAGTAACACCTTAAGACTGTTGCATTGCATGAAACAGTATTCCGGAGACAAACCGTTTCAAATAAAGAACACTCCAAGGCAGAACGAGCAGTGTCTCAGAAACTTTGATCTAAGCGAGTATCGGGTCGTGTTGAGCAACCTGGCGCTATGGGTTTTCGGCAACATCGTGACGAACGTTAAGGAGAGAATTCAGGCCCTGACCGTCCCAGCTCTCCTCGAACACGAGGCCATATCGGGCGTGAATTCGAACAAACTTGGCCGACCACGATCCTCCTCCATGGGAGAAGAACCAGAATCGACTCAACAGAAGCTCGACAAACTTCTGACCGAGCTCACATCGGTCTACAAAACTCTTCAGTACCACGGTGTGGATCCCGAGATCGTAGTGCAACTTTTCAAACAATTGTTCTACTTCATGTGCGCCAGTGCCCTGAATAATTTGCTCCTGAGAAATGAACTTTGCCGGTGGACAAAGGGCATGCAAATAAG GTATAATTTGAGTCATTTGGAGCAATGGGGAAAGGACCGAAAATTGGAGACGGTATCCGAGGCTCTGGAGCCTATCGTACAAGCGGCGCAGCTTTTACAGGCTCGTAAGACCGACGAGGATGTGAATTCTGTTTGCGAAATGTGCAACAAATTAACCGCGAATCAAATAGTGAAAATTCTAAATTTATACACACCCGCTGACGATTTTGAGAAACGCGTGCCCGTCTCATTTATCAAGAAGGTGCAGGCTAAATTGAGTGAACGTGGCGAGAACAACGAACAA CTGCTGATGGATCTGATGTATTCGTACCCGGTAAGGTTCCCATTCAATCCATCGGACATTCGGTTGGAAGATATCGAAGTACCGGAAGTACTTCACTTGCCCATGCTCAAAAAGGTGTAA